One region of Sphingomonas abietis genomic DNA includes:
- a CDS encoding TonB-dependent siderophore receptor, translating into MASTFLCGVGSIALTGATPAVAQDMAASVTPAGDASTSTAPSASKQDDHAAIVVTGAHDISGVMEKDKSSTLFGLDKPLVDTPRSITDISDKLLSRYNIKSVYDFTAVAAGTYTGSFFGVPGAIAIRGSVADNYFNGFQGISNFANFPTPVDASSDIEIVRGPPSPIYGSGQVGGFLNFIPKSARGDKTKYIQQVTGDASVTLGSYRQKEATADLAIPVKLGENDGGISLYGKIEDSHSFYRGNHPVSQIAQGTYSTDLGDHLSFSGTYQYLHSNGYLKNIGWNRVTQNLIDNQEYISGSPLEKIVAPGAAFITKSQYYAATGGSTVQFYAPSIGATATPNGYTELDPGTVKLVKLSPRDTDLDPALDINEAYANTGYGGLTYKFDNDSQLKFESFINTLSSRNYQSYGFASVFNATVTEQRLTYKFKFDLGPVKIQTVVGGSYRHSSSHDLGSLDDFVLSEDRRDISVGATADDRFNDPFLSGSNYQWATSIYSKINDAAGFFVTDATLGPVSLTLGGRVDGYDVHSINRGTEVGGVYTEESAKNTPFNYNASLSYKFNWATFYGTYAKGKSLQLTQGGSIDPTLIPTGAYLGGSSLREIGVKSSQNGGRLYIALDAYDQKRSYLSTPATGVASVSAIRTRGVEAELRWLVTRRFGITANGAYQRTRQLGSNGGSGTFITLPSCLTNAGCTGGYGGYLYTLTNYVGLTNGYYIHSSPDLSGSLFATYDFKGGWGVTGGGTYASHTGGFLPGAIRLPSYALFKIGAYIVRGPVRVDLNVDNLANKLYFMANSDTDANANVLPGIGRTFHVKATFSF; encoded by the coding sequence TTGGCGAGCACTTTTCTGTGTGGCGTAGGATCGATAGCGCTGACCGGCGCGACGCCGGCAGTGGCGCAGGATATGGCCGCATCCGTGACGCCGGCCGGCGATGCCAGCACGAGCACCGCGCCATCCGCGTCGAAGCAGGATGATCATGCCGCGATTGTCGTCACCGGCGCGCACGACATTTCGGGCGTCATGGAAAAGGACAAGAGCTCGACGCTGTTCGGGCTGGACAAGCCGCTGGTCGATACACCGCGCTCGATCACCGATATTTCCGACAAGCTGCTGTCGCGCTATAACATCAAGAGCGTCTACGACTTCACCGCCGTCGCAGCCGGCACCTATACCGGGAGCTTTTTCGGCGTTCCCGGTGCGATCGCCATCCGCGGCAGCGTCGCGGACAATTATTTCAACGGCTTCCAGGGCATCTCCAACTTCGCGAATTTTCCGACACCGGTAGACGCCAGCTCGGACATCGAAATCGTGCGCGGGCCACCGTCGCCAATCTATGGTTCGGGGCAGGTCGGCGGCTTCCTCAACTTCATCCCCAAGAGCGCGCGCGGCGACAAGACCAAATATATTCAGCAAGTCACCGGCGACGCGTCCGTCACGCTCGGCAGCTATCGCCAGAAGGAAGCGACCGCCGATCTCGCCATTCCGGTCAAGCTGGGCGAAAATGACGGCGGCATTTCGCTGTACGGAAAAATCGAAGATTCCCACAGTTTCTATCGCGGCAACCATCCTGTGTCGCAGATCGCGCAGGGAACCTATTCGACCGACCTGGGCGATCATCTGTCGTTCAGCGGCACCTATCAATATCTTCATTCCAACGGTTATCTGAAGAATATCGGCTGGAACCGCGTCACCCAGAATCTGATCGACAATCAGGAATATATTTCCGGCAGTCCGCTCGAGAAGATCGTCGCGCCGGGCGCGGCCTTCATCACCAAGAGCCAATATTATGCGGCGACCGGGGGCAGCACGGTGCAATTCTACGCACCCTCGATCGGGGCCACCGCGACGCCCAATGGCTATACCGAACTCGATCCGGGGACGGTCAAGCTCGTCAAGCTTTCGCCGCGCGACACCGATCTCGATCCGGCGCTGGACATCAACGAGGCCTATGCGAACACCGGCTATGGCGGGCTCACCTACAAGTTCGACAATGACAGCCAGCTCAAGTTCGAGAGCTTCATCAACACGCTGAGCAGTCGCAACTATCAGAGCTACGGCTTCGCCAGCGTGTTCAACGCGACCGTCACCGAGCAGCGGCTGACCTACAAGTTCAAGTTCGACCTCGGCCCGGTCAAGATCCAGACCGTGGTGGGCGGCAGCTACCGTCATTCCAGCTCGCACGATCTCGGCAGTCTCGACGATTTCGTCCTCTCCGAGGATCGGCGCGACATCTCGGTCGGCGCGACCGCCGACGATCGTTTCAACGATCCCTTCCTGAGCGGCTCGAATTATCAGTGGGCCACCTCGATCTACAGCAAGATCAACGATGCCGCCGGCTTCTTCGTGACCGATGCGACGCTCGGCCCCGTGTCGCTGACGCTCGGTGGTCGGGTCGATGGCTATGATGTCCACTCGATCAACCGGGGTACGGAGGTCGGCGGCGTCTATACGGAGGAATCCGCCAAGAACACGCCGTTCAACTATAATGCGAGCCTGAGCTACAAGTTCAACTGGGCGACCTTCTACGGCACCTATGCCAAGGGCAAGTCGCTCCAGTTGACGCAGGGCGGTTCCATCGATCCGACGCTGATCCCGACAGGGGCCTATCTGGGCGGATCGAGCCTCCGAGAGATCGGCGTCAAGAGCTCGCAGAATGGCGGCCGCCTCTATATCGCGCTCGATGCCTATGATCAGAAGCGCTCCTATCTGTCGACGCCGGCGACGGGCGTGGCGAGCGTTTCGGCGATCCGGACGCGGGGTGTCGAGGCCGAACTGCGCTGGCTCGTCACGCGGCGGTTCGGTATCACCGCGAACGGCGCCTATCAGCGGACCAGGCAGCTCGGCTCGAACGGCGGCTCGGGGACGTTCATCACCCTTCCCTCCTGCCTCACCAATGCGGGCTGTACCGGCGGCTATGGCGGCTATCTCTACACGCTGACCAACTATGTCGGCCTCACCAATGGCTATTATATCCACAGTTCGCCCGATTTGAGCGGAAGCCTGTTCGCCACCTATGACTTCAAGGGCGGCTGGGGCGTGACCGGCGGCGGCACCTACGCCAGCCACACCGGCGGCTTCTTGCCGGGCGCGATCCGCCTGCCGAGCTACGCGCTGTTCAAGATCGGCGCCTATATCGTCCGCGGGCCGGTTCGGGTGGATCTGAACGTCGATAACCTGGCGAACAAGCTCTACTTCATGGCCAACAGCGACACCGACGCCAACGCCAACGTGTTGCCGGGCATCGGCCGCACCTTCCATGTCAAAGCGACCTTCTCCTTCTAA
- a CDS encoding aromatic ring-hydroxylating oxygenase subunit alpha gives MSQSLMPDSFFDSLAASACELENSMTLPPVCYTGADFYEFEKDALYAREWLCVGREAMVSKPGDYFTTQIIGEPIIVSRTMAGQVKAMSAVCQHRAMLVAEGHGNARGFVCPYHHWSYALDGTLVGAPAMGRTCDFDKASHSLPPFAVEIWNGFIFINFDRDAAPLAPRLAGIAEAIAGYDLASAEGPRPDPAPTLPWNWKVMFENNNDGYHASRLHQGPLHDFVPSGQAEFPESQPEDAGFLRFNGTLHRDASFNATQRAVLPIFPGLSDEARHRMTFANVPPTLSLVMMSDMVIYLILRPNGPESLEMDTGLLFAPGAMKDPAFEHKLDMNMRATAHIIAQDMHVDEMVQVGLRSRYAPRGRYSWQEGAQGQFNKWLIHRYLAARVPVAGGDVVTLPAPAEAVA, from the coding sequence ATGTCCCAGAGCCTCATGCCAGACAGCTTCTTCGACTCCTTGGCCGCATCGGCTTGCGAACTCGAAAATTCGATGACGTTGCCGCCGGTCTGCTACACGGGCGCCGATTTCTACGAATTCGAGAAGGACGCGCTCTACGCTCGCGAATGGCTGTGCGTCGGCCGTGAGGCGATGGTGTCCAAGCCGGGCGACTATTTCACCACGCAGATCATCGGCGAGCCGATCATCGTCTCGCGGACGATGGCGGGCCAGGTGAAGGCGATGTCCGCGGTATGCCAGCATCGCGCGATGCTCGTCGCCGAGGGGCACGGCAACGCGCGCGGCTTCGTCTGCCCCTATCATCATTGGAGCTACGCTCTCGACGGCACGCTGGTCGGCGCGCCTGCGATGGGACGCACCTGCGATTTCGACAAGGCGAGCCACAGCCTCCCGCCGTTCGCGGTCGAGATCTGGAACGGCTTCATCTTCATCAATTTCGATCGCGACGCGGCGCCGCTCGCGCCGCGCCTCGCCGGCATCGCCGAAGCGATTGCGGGCTATGACCTCGCCAGTGCGGAAGGCCCCAGGCCCGATCCGGCGCCGACGCTTCCGTGGAACTGGAAGGTGATGTTCGAGAATAACAATGACGGTTATCACGCCAGCCGTCTCCACCAGGGGCCGCTGCACGACTTCGTGCCTTCCGGGCAGGCGGAGTTCCCCGAATCTCAGCCCGAGGACGCGGGCTTCCTGCGGTTCAACGGTACGCTCCACAGGGACGCGAGCTTCAACGCCACGCAGCGCGCGGTGCTGCCGATCTTCCCGGGCCTGTCCGACGAGGCGCGCCACCGCATGACGTTCGCCAATGTGCCGCCCACGCTGTCGCTGGTGATGATGAGCGACATGGTGATCTATCTGATCCTGCGGCCGAACGGGCCGGAATCGCTCGAGATGGACACCGGCCTGCTGTTCGCGCCGGGCGCGATGAAGGATCCGGCGTTCGAGCATAAGCTCGACATGAACATGCGCGCCACCGCGCACATCATCGCGCAGGATATGCATGTCGACGAAATGGTGCAGGTCGGTCTGCGCTCACGCTACGCGCCGCGTGGCCGCTATTCCTGGCAGGAGGGCGCGCAGGGGCAGTTCAACAAGTGGCTGATCCATCGCTATCTGGCCGCGCGCGTGCCGGTCGCCGGCGGCGATGTCGTGACGTTGCCGGCGCCGGCGGAGGCCGTCGCCTGA
- a CDS encoding ribokinase — MSVVVFGSINADLVTRVDRLPRAGETVSALSVAELPGGKGANQATASAMFGVATRMIGAVGSDGHAGMMIAALSAAGADTSAIARLPGPTGTAHVCVSSDGENQIVVVAGANALVAATEAWPGRAGDICLAQLELPVAAVGAMLAQARRAQALTILNAAPALAEAALLLADVDVLVVNETELAFYCGDAVPADPEAAIVAARDFLRRDGQWIVVTLGAAGIVAVSGDRTLAVPAPKVSVVDTTGAGDTFCGVLAAALSEGQQMESALRFACAAAALSVQRIGAAASMPGRAEIEAAMDLVS; from the coding sequence GTGAGCGTCGTCGTCTTCGGGAGCATCAATGCCGATCTCGTGACGCGTGTCGACCGTCTTCCCCGTGCGGGGGAGACGGTTTCGGCATTGTCCGTCGCCGAACTGCCCGGCGGCAAGGGCGCCAATCAGGCGACCGCCAGCGCGATGTTCGGCGTCGCGACCCGGATGATCGGCGCGGTTGGCTCCGATGGCCATGCCGGCATGATGATCGCCGCGCTGTCCGCCGCCGGTGCCGATACGAGCGCGATCGCGCGGCTGCCGGGGCCTACGGGCACGGCGCACGTCTGCGTGTCGAGCGATGGGGAGAACCAGATCGTCGTCGTCGCAGGAGCCAACGCGCTGGTCGCGGCGACGGAGGCTTGGCCGGGCCGGGCGGGGGATATCTGTCTCGCGCAGCTCGAGCTTCCCGTCGCGGCCGTCGGCGCGATGCTCGCGCAGGCACGACGCGCGCAGGCGCTTACGATCCTCAATGCGGCACCAGCGCTCGCGGAGGCAGCGTTGCTGCTCGCGGACGTCGACGTCCTCGTCGTCAACGAGACCGAGCTTGCTTTCTATTGCGGCGACGCGGTTCCTGCCGACCCCGAAGCGGCGATCGTCGCTGCGCGCGATTTCCTGCGACGGGACGGCCAGTGGATCGTGGTCACGCTCGGCGCGGCCGGGATCGTCGCGGTGAGCGGCGACCGGACGCTTGCGGTGCCGGCTCCGAAGGTTTCCGTCGTCGATACGACGGGGGCGGGCGACACATTCTGCGGCGTGCTGGCCGCGGCGCTCTCCGAGGGGCAGCAGATGGAATCGGCGCTCCGCTTCGCCTGCGCCGCCGCCGCGCTGTCGGTGCAGCGGATCGGCGCCGCCGCCTCGATGCCCGGCCGTGCCGAGATCGAGGCGGCGATGGACCTCGTCAGCTAG
- a CDS encoding MFS transporter encodes MNQPSSRRGAAGVAVAATIGNMVGITPAVSATFGVFLVPIATDFGWARATVSGVFGLIALVSAITYPIVGRLMDRYGSRKLLIGGNLLLAGSIALLALSTQNVLLFYLLFGLVGLAGSIPSTAMFCKVVSNWFDETRGLMLGVTAGIGNGVGATIMPIVAGLLLGVVGWRGSFVAIGGIVLAVGFPTLFLLIRDAPRPAVAHPVQLEGMSLSQAARTRPFWIMLAAVAAGGGGMTAVFTHVVPMLTDHGVSVGEATMIIAIFALVAAGWQIVTGWTLDRLRTPRVVMPMYLSAIVGLSLLEFGHGTPTLVLAGVLLGIGLGAEYGALPYFISRYFGLRCYGSITGALYAVVIFVQGITPGLMDVGFGATGSYAMPTLAIGAALIVGAALLSLLPPLEMLTVRETALRGVRAVA; translated from the coding sequence TTGAACCAGCCATCATCCAGGCGCGGCGCCGCCGGCGTCGCGGTCGCCGCGACGATCGGCAATATGGTGGGAATCACGCCAGCCGTCAGCGCCACCTTCGGTGTGTTCCTCGTGCCGATCGCCACCGATTTCGGTTGGGCGCGGGCCACCGTATCGGGCGTGTTCGGGCTCATCGCCCTGGTGAGCGCAATCACCTATCCGATCGTGGGGCGGCTCATGGACCGGTACGGATCGCGCAAGCTGCTGATCGGCGGCAATCTGCTCCTGGCCGGCTCGATCGCACTCCTCGCGCTGTCGACGCAGAATGTCCTGCTGTTTTACCTGCTGTTCGGCCTGGTCGGGCTCGCCGGATCGATCCCGTCGACCGCGATGTTCTGCAAGGTCGTGTCGAACTGGTTCGACGAGACGCGCGGATTGATGCTCGGCGTGACCGCGGGGATCGGCAATGGCGTCGGAGCGACGATCATGCCGATCGTGGCCGGCCTGCTGCTCGGCGTCGTCGGCTGGCGAGGCAGCTTCGTCGCGATCGGCGGGATCGTGCTGGCGGTGGGCTTCCCGACATTGTTCCTGCTCATTCGCGACGCGCCGCGGCCGGCGGTGGCCCATCCGGTGCAGCTGGAGGGCATGAGCCTGTCCCAAGCCGCACGGACACGGCCGTTTTGGATCATGCTGGCAGCGGTCGCGGCGGGCGGCGGCGGCATGACGGCGGTGTTCACGCATGTCGTGCCGATGCTCACCGATCATGGCGTCAGCGTGGGCGAAGCGACGATGATCATCGCGATCTTCGCGCTCGTCGCGGCGGGCTGGCAGATCGTCACCGGCTGGACGCTCGATCGACTGCGGACCCCGCGCGTCGTCATGCCGATGTATCTGTCGGCGATTGTCGGCCTGTCGCTGCTCGAATTCGGGCACGGAACGCCGACGCTGGTGCTGGCCGGCGTGCTGCTCGGGATCGGGCTCGGCGCGGAATATGGCGCGCTCCCTTATTTCATCTCGCGCTATTTCGGTTTGCGTTGCTACGGATCGATCACCGGCGCGCTCTATGCCGTCGTCATCTTCGTCCAAGGCATCACGCCCGGGCTGATGGACGTCGGTTTCGGTGCGACGGGCAGCTACGCGATGCCGACTCTGGCGATCGGCGCCGCGCTCATCGTCGGCGCCGCGTTGCTGTCGCTCTTGCCCCCGCTCGAGATGCTGACGGTTCGCGAAACCGCGTTGCGCGGCGTCAGGGCGGTCGCGTGA
- a CDS encoding acetamidase/formamidase family protein, with amino-acid sequence MSGLRFTTNAYPREQRRDAWRFALQRVSIDLVDANPDVYGELVSFTSGQKIQFARISGTPQSIAIDFSQEGPCLWLALLLEGRMAAINGATRLEISEGDILYGGGGARTTLELSSDHRLLAVKVPHGLPALKSRTPLPTEISNLLNDTAMGRMLSGLLRSVADTIVDVSEDQMRPVELALPEFISATLLGSAPSKALGGAAGGRAAILERVFQSIEMRLSDPDLNIHQIASEHGISARYLQKLFETYGESFGQFLKLRRLERCRLDLGSPLHTQRSISEILFQWGFNDSASFSRAFRERYGMSPREYRKSPDLGDMRGEAPQRGRPANARDVKLEEQLEAARSTEAPVEPQPGSAEVRHHHLPVRPDTVHWGYFSRSLKPVIEVRSGDYVTVETLTHHANDDAERMIEGDPGAESVYRWTAEGKTIERRGAGPLDASALGRGPGEGFGVHICTGPIAIEGAKPGDVVEVRILDLHARPSRNPRFAGRAFGSNAAAYWGFHYNDLLTEPKPREVVTIFEVESDPGRAPCAHAVYNYRWTPQTDPSGVVHERIDYPGIPVDPETIVKNFEVLRDIEIPVRPHFGVIALAPAHAELVDSVPPANFGGNIDNWRLGAGASVFLPVAVAGGLLSLGDPHASQGDSELCGTAIECSMTAVIQVILHPAKTSKPYIRDLDYPMIETRDEWVILGFSHPDYLKELGSSAQTDVYKKSSIDLAMRDCFRKARRFLMTIRNLSEDEAISLLSVGVDFGISQVANGNWGVHAIIRKALFAG; translated from the coding sequence TTGAGCGGCTTACGCTTCACCACCAATGCCTATCCGCGCGAACAGCGCCGCGACGCCTGGCGTTTTGCACTGCAGCGTGTGTCGATTGATCTCGTCGATGCCAACCCGGACGTCTATGGCGAACTCGTCAGCTTCACGAGCGGGCAGAAAATTCAGTTCGCCCGGATTTCCGGCACGCCACAATCGATCGCCATCGATTTCAGCCAGGAAGGCCCGTGCCTCTGGCTGGCGCTGCTGCTCGAAGGGCGGATGGCAGCCATCAACGGCGCCACGCGCCTGGAGATATCGGAAGGCGATATTCTCTATGGCGGCGGCGGTGCCCGCACGACGCTCGAGCTTTCGTCGGATCATCGCCTGCTGGCGGTGAAGGTGCCGCATGGCCTGCCCGCGCTCAAATCGCGCACGCCCCTGCCGACCGAAATCAGCAATCTGCTCAACGATACCGCGATGGGGCGGATGCTTTCCGGGCTATTGCGATCGGTCGCCGACACGATCGTCGATGTCAGCGAGGATCAGATGCGGCCCGTCGAGCTGGCGCTTCCCGAATTCATCTCGGCGACGCTGCTCGGCTCGGCCCCCAGCAAGGCCCTGGGCGGGGCTGCGGGCGGCCGGGCGGCGATCCTCGAACGGGTGTTCCAGTCGATCGAGATGCGGTTGTCCGATCCCGATCTGAACATCCACCAGATCGCGTCCGAGCACGGCATCTCGGCGCGCTATCTGCAGAAGCTGTTCGAAACCTATGGCGAGAGCTTCGGTCAGTTCCTGAAGCTGCGCCGGCTCGAACGCTGCCGCCTCGATCTCGGCAGTCCGCTGCATACCCAGCGCTCGATCTCCGAGATCCTGTTTCAGTGGGGCTTCAACGACAGCGCCTCGTTCAGCCGCGCATTCCGCGAGCGTTATGGGATGAGCCCGCGCGAATATCGCAAGTCTCCCGATCTCGGCGACATGCGCGGTGAAGCCCCGCAGCGTGGACGGCCGGCCAACGCGCGCGACGTGAAGCTCGAGGAGCAGCTGGAAGCGGCGCGATCGACGGAAGCGCCGGTGGAGCCCCAGCCGGGTTCGGCGGAGGTTCGCCATCATCATCTGCCGGTGCGGCCCGATACGGTGCATTGGGGCTATTTCAGTCGATCGCTCAAGCCCGTCATCGAAGTCCGTTCGGGCGACTATGTCACCGTCGAGACGCTCACCCACCATGCCAACGACGACGCCGAGCGGATGATCGAAGGCGATCCCGGTGCCGAGAGCGTGTACCGCTGGACGGCGGAGGGCAAGACGATCGAGCGGCGCGGCGCGGGGCCGTTGGACGCGTCGGCGCTGGGGCGCGGGCCGGGGGAGGGGTTCGGCGTCCACATCTGCACCGGCCCGATCGCGATAGAGGGCGCGAAGCCGGGCGATGTGGTGGAGGTCCGCATTCTCGACCTCCATGCCAGGCCCAGCCGCAACCCGCGTTTCGCCGGGCGCGCCTTCGGCAGCAATGCCGCCGCCTATTGGGGCTTCCATTACAACGATCTCCTCACCGAACCGAAGCCGCGCGAGGTGGTCACCATCTTCGAGGTGGAGAGCGATCCCGGTCGCGCTCCGTGCGCGCACGCCGTCTATAATTATCGCTGGACGCCGCAGACCGATCCGTCCGGGGTCGTTCACGAGCGGATCGATTATCCGGGCATCCCGGTCGATCCCGAGACGATCGTCAAGAATTTCGAGGTGCTGCGCGACATCGAGATTCCGGTGCGCCCGCATTTCGGCGTGATCGCACTGGCACCAGCGCATGCTGAGCTGGTCGATTCGGTGCCGCCCGCCAATTTCGGGGGCAATATCGACAATTGGCGGCTGGGTGCGGGGGCGAGCGTGTTCCTGCCGGTGGCGGTCGCGGGTGGCCTGCTTTCGCTGGGCGATCCGCACGCCAGCCAGGGCGATTCCGAATTATGCGGGACCGCGATCGAATGTTCGATGACGGCGGTGATCCAGGTGATCCTCCACCCCGCCAAGACCAGCAAACCCTATATCCGCGATCTCGATTACCCGATGATCGAGACGCGCGACGAATGGGTGATCCTGGGCTTCTCGCACCCCGACTATCTCAAGGAACTGGGCAGCAGCGCGCAAACCGACGTCTACAAGAAATCCTCGATCGATCTCGCGATGCGCGACTGTTTCCGCAAGGCGCGCCGCTTCCTGATGACGATCCGGAATCTGAGCGAGGACGAGGCGATCTCGCTGCTGTCGGTGGGCGTGGACTTCGGCATCAGCCAGGTAGCCAACGGCAATTGGGGAGTCCACGCCATCATCCGCAAGGCGCTTTTCGCAGGATGA
- a CDS encoding VOC family protein: MATPNTLIFVDMPSDDPAAAGRFYAEVFGWQNDARPEGVYHRMVPGGQFPNPDGTDSAIGNLHLGIFDVANARPHPEPAGVEPRALSTDGRKPRIWILIGDDDTPERILSAAEERGATILWRDHYWSTFKGYNHAFRDPWGSEILLWGKAGADPAVPASFTRE; the protein is encoded by the coding sequence ATGGCCACGCCCAACACTCTTATCTTCGTCGATATGCCGAGCGACGATCCCGCTGCGGCCGGCCGCTTCTATGCCGAGGTTTTCGGCTGGCAGAACGATGCCCGCCCCGAAGGCGTCTATCACCGCATGGTGCCGGGCGGGCAGTTCCCCAATCCTGACGGCACCGACAGCGCGATCGGCAATCTCCACCTCGGCATCTTCGATGTCGCCAATGCGCGGCCGCATCCCGAGCCGGCCGGCGTCGAGCCGCGCGCGCTGAGCACGGACGGCCGCAAGCCGCGCATCTGGATCCTGATCGGCGACGACGACACGCCCGAGCGGATTCTCTCGGCCGCCGAGGAGCGCGGCGCGACGATCCTGTGGCGCGACCATTATTGGTCGACGTTCAAAGGCTACAACCACGCATTCCGCGATCCGTGGGGCAGCGAGATCCTGTTGTGGGGCAAGGCCGGGGCCGATCCGGCGGTGCCCGCGAGCTTCACCCGCGAGTAG
- a CDS encoding oxidoreductase — protein sequence MPRNQTLRAKNAAACQSSQRALAGMTDADGMEGGGMANWFITGVSTGLGRALAQAVIAKGDTVVGTVRSRADVEAFEALEPGLAHGALMDVTDEASVAAAVEAAEILTGGLDVVVNNAGRGLTGAIEETGLDQARALFEVNVLGPIAVMRAVLPYMRARKAGHIVNITSVSGLAAWAGTGLYGASKFALECIGRTLAQEVKPLGIRVTNVAPGGLRTEFAGAALADAEDHIADYADTAHQARAILIGHRGEEPSDPVLAAQAIIAAVSAAEPPLLLLLGADALKYAEYEFAALAADMARWRPLTLSTAFEEEALP from the coding sequence GTGCCAAGAAACCAGACGCTGCGCGCCAAGAATGCCGCCGCCTGCCAGTCTAGCCAGCGTGCGCTCGCAGGCATGACGGATGCCGACGGCATGGAGGGCGGCGGTATGGCGAACTGGTTCATCACGGGCGTTTCGACGGGGCTCGGACGCGCCTTGGCGCAGGCGGTGATCGCGAAGGGCGACACGGTCGTCGGCACGGTTCGTTCGCGAGCAGATGTCGAGGCCTTCGAGGCGCTGGAACCGGGTCTGGCGCATGGCGCGCTGATGGACGTGACCGACGAGGCATCGGTGGCTGCCGCGGTCGAGGCGGCGGAGATCCTGACCGGCGGCCTGGACGTGGTGGTCAACAACGCCGGCCGGGGGTTGACCGGCGCGATCGAGGAGACCGGCCTCGACCAGGCGCGCGCATTGTTCGAGGTCAACGTCCTCGGCCCGATCGCGGTGATGCGTGCCGTGCTCCCTTATATGCGGGCGCGAAAGGCCGGGCACATCGTCAATATCACGTCGGTGAGTGGGCTCGCCGCCTGGGCCGGCACGGGTCTGTATGGCGCGAGCAAGTTCGCGCTCGAATGCATCGGCCGCACGCTCGCGCAGGAGGTGAAGCCGCTCGGCATCCGCGTGACCAACGTCGCGCCGGGCGGACTGCGCACGGAATTCGCGGGCGCGGCGCTCGCCGATGCCGAGGATCATATCGCGGACTATGCCGACACCGCCCATCAGGCCCGTGCGATCCTGATCGGGCATCGTGGCGAGGAACCGAGCGATCCCGTGCTCGCGGCACAGGCGATCATCGCGGCGGTGTCGGCGGCCGAACCGCCGCTGCTGTTGCTGCTTGGCGCGGACGCCCTCAAATATGCCGAATATGAGTTTGCGGCGCTCGCGGCGGATATGGCCCGGTGGCGACCGCTCACCCTCTCAACGGCTTTCGAGGAGGAAGCCCTTCCCTAA
- a CDS encoding acetamidase/formamidase family protein produces the protein MALVCKHGETRADTKPRAIHHLKATPETVHWGYFSPDIKPALIVQSGDLIEAEAITHHAGDAPELMFDEGIERLFTEIDPSTRSPGVHIMTGPIYVEGAEPGDMLEVRYFQMTPRNNYGSNLAANWGHLYQEFGEKERVTIYQLDPNANTASALYAYDFPGKYLVPGTITHCPVCDREPALPGITIPARPHIGTAGVAPAVDAPVSTIPPGLHGGNIDNWRIGAGSTMYYKVQVKGGLFSIGDPHVSQGDGEISGTAIEASLNCLFQIILRKDFSFPSPLLETPNNWIVHGFGADLDEAMKGASMDMLHLLNEHQGLSRNDAYSLMSVAADFGVTQVVDGTLGIHVRIDRNLFPQKGVTKDPS, from the coding sequence ATGGCGCTGGTCTGCAAGCATGGCGAAACTCGGGCGGATACGAAGCCCAGGGCGATCCATCATCTGAAGGCGACACCGGAGACGGTGCATTGGGGCTATTTTTCCCCCGACATCAAACCGGCGCTGATCGTCCAGAGCGGCGATCTGATCGAAGCCGAGGCGATCACGCATCATGCCGGCGACGCACCCGAACTGATGTTCGACGAGGGGATCGAGCGGCTGTTCACCGAGATCGATCCCTCGACCCGCTCGCCCGGCGTCCACATCATGACCGGGCCGATCTACGTCGAGGGCGCTGAACCCGGCGATATGCTGGAAGTGCGCTATTTCCAGATGACGCCGCGCAACAATTACGGCTCGAACCTCGCGGCCAATTGGGGCCATCTCTATCAGGAGTTCGGCGAGAAGGAGCGGGTGACGATCTACCAGCTCGATCCCAACGCCAACACGGCGAGCGCGCTCTACGCCTACGATTTCCCGGGAAAATATCTGGTGCCCGGGACCATCACCCACTGCCCGGTTTGCGACCGCGAGCCCGCATTGCCGGGGATCACCATCCCGGCGCGGCCGCATATCGGCACGGCAGGCGTCGCGCCTGCGGTCGACGCTCCGGTCAGCACGATCCCGCCCGGCCTTCATGGCGGCAACATCGACAATTGGCGGATCGGTGCCGGCTCGACGATGTATTACAAGGTGCAGGTGAAGGGCGGCCTGTTCTCGATCGGCGATCCGCACGTCAGCCAGGGCGACGGCGAGATTTCGGGAACCGCGATCGAGGCCTCGCTCAACTGCCTGTTCCAGATCATCCTGCGCAAAGATTTCAGCTTCCCGTCGCCGCTGCTCGAGACGCCCAACAACTGGATCGTCCATGGCTTCGGCGCGGATCTCGACGAGGCCATGAAGGGCGCCTCGATGGACATGCTGCACCTGCTCAACGAGCATCAGGGACTGAGCCGCAACGATGCCTATTCGCTGATGAGCGTGGCAGCGGATTTCGGGGTGACGCAGGTGGTCGACGGGACGCTGGGCATCCACGTCCGCATCGACCGCAATCTTTTCCCGCAGAAGGGCGTGACGAAAGATCCTAGCTGA